The following proteins come from a genomic window of Haliaeetus albicilla chromosome 23, bHalAlb1.1, whole genome shotgun sequence:
- the LOC104316277 gene encoding voltage-gated potassium channel KCNC1-like yields the protein MEGSKEKIILNIGGVRYETYSSTLRTFPGTKLCSLTEPHAPSIYDYDPTTKEFFFDRSAEIFSYVLNYYRTKHFHCPINTCRSVLEEELTFWEINETQLASCCWLKLNNKEVHPEEFNIWDENEQTDDQCLIVQTERRDFSWRTRWQPKIWSIFEKPFSSFSAKCLAFISLLFIVGIVIIFCEETKAQFEFFTANFTSVGYSAVSHNDHEPYYHQAAYLLHLELFCVLWFTFEFSVRFCFCPDKKLFFQNPLNMVDFLSLFPVYIELFVAGQIQRMPSLGLWLGFVRIVYLLKLLKISKLIETPLILRVLCYTLKSILREICILLMILAFETLFFGSLFFYGELLGSHPSYTGELHFTDILVCFWWALITLTTVGYGDIIPLTTVGQVTAALAAVFGMLTIIIPIPIFLVKFKSYYDIANFKQKLKRSKKH from the exons ATGGAAGGCTCCAAGGAAAAAATCATCTTGAATATTGGGGGAGTCAGATATGAGACATACAGCAGCACCCTCCGGACCTTCCCAGGGACCAAGCTGTGCAGCCTAACAGAGCCACATGCCCCAAGCATCTATGACTATGATCCTACCACCAAAGAgtttttttttgataggagtGCTGAGATCTTCAGCTATGTGTTGAACTATTACAGAACCAAACATTTCCACTGCCCCATCAATACCTGTAGGTCAGTCTTAGAAGAAGAATTGACTTTTTGGGAAATAAATGAGACACAGCTAGCATCCTGCTGCTGGCTAAAGCTGAATAATAAAGAGGTCCATCCAGAGGAGTTTAACATTTGGGATGAAAATGAACAGACTGATGACCAATGCCTCATAGTCCAGACAGAAAGAAGGGATTTCAGCTGGCGAACCAGGTGGCAGCCAAAGATTTGGTCTATATTTGAAAAacccttttcctctttcagtgcTAAG TGCTtggcttttatttctctgctgttcATCGTTGGAATTGTCATCATATTCTGTGAGGAGACCAAGGCACAATTTGAGTTCTTTACTGCTAACTTCACCTCTGTTGGCTATTCTGCGGTCTCCCACAACGACCATGAACCCTATTACCACCAGGCTGCCTACTTGCTTCATCTGGAGCTTTTCTGCGTCCTCTGGTTTACTTTTGAGTTCTCCGTGCGATTTTGTTTCTGCCCAGACAAGAAGTTGTTCTTCCAAAATCCCCTGAACATGGTTGacttcctctccctcttcccagtTTATATTGAGCTCTTTGTGGCTGGGCAGATTCAGAGAATGCCAAGCCTGGGGCTTTGGTTGGGCTTTGTTCGCATTGTCTATCTCCTCAAACTCCTGAAGATATCCAAGCTGATAGAAACGCCACTGATCCTGAGGGTTCTGTGCTACACTCTCAAGTCTATCCTCAGAGAGATTTGCATCCTGCTGATGATTTTGGCCTTTGAGACCCTCTTCTTTGGCTCTCTCTTTTTCTATGGGGAGTTGCTTGGTAGCCATCCCTCCTACACAGGGGAGCTGCACTTCACTGACATTCTTGTTTGCTTCTGGTGGGCTTTGATCACACTCACTACAGTGGGCTACGGAGATATTATCCCTCTCACCACAGTTGGCCAAGTGACGGCAGCCTTAGCTGCGGTATTTGGCATGTTAACTATTATTATCCCAATACCTATTTTCCTGGTGAAATTTAAAAGCTATTATGACATTGCTAACTTcaaacagaagctgaaaaggAGCAAGAAACATTAA